A section of the Clostridium sp. TW13 genome encodes:
- a CDS encoding Crp/Fnr family transcriptional regulator has product MNESNKKIFLDDLYKQYPILKHIDEKNNGLVSEKMILRKLAADEYLNSAGEGCNGIIFVIKGTIKIQRINENGEETNLYNISQGELCHEALSCIVSSKSLNIIGKALQDSEVGVFPLNLVKKFLLKDVDFLEVMYKDLYKKFASIIDNKEERIHESLENRLINLLISKNSNVIYATHSQLAFEIDSAREVISRKLKSLEKRGYITITRGKIQINKNLKELIEK; this is encoded by the coding sequence ATGAACGAATCCAATAAAAAAATATTTTTAGATGATTTATATAAACAGTATCCAATATTAAAACATATTGATGAAAAAAATAATGGATTAGTTAGTGAGAAAATGATTCTTAGAAAGTTAGCTGCAGATGAATATTTAAATTCAGCGGGAGAAGGCTGTAATGGAATTATCTTTGTAATAAAAGGAACAATTAAAATACAAAGAATTAATGAAAATGGAGAAGAAACAAATCTTTATAACATAAGTCAGGGTGAATTATGTCACGAGGCTTTGAGTTGCATTGTCAGCTCTAAATCGTTAAATATTATTGGCAAGGCTCTTCAAGATTCAGAGGTTGGTGTATTTCCCTTAAATTTAGTAAAAAAGTTTTTATTAAAAGATGTAGATTTTTTAGAAGTTATGTATAAAGATTTATATAAAAAATTTGCATCAATTATAGACAATAAAGAAGAAAGAATTCATGAATCTTTAGAAAATAGACTTATTAATTTGCTAATAAGTAAAAATAGTAATGTAATTTATGCTACTCATAGTCAATTAGCTTTTGAAATTGACTCAGCAAGAGAAGTAATTAGCAGAAAGTTAAAAAGTCTTGAAAAAAGAGGATATATAACAATAACAAGAGGAAAGATACAAATAAATAAAAATTTAAAAGAGTTAATAGAAAAATAA
- the msrA gene encoding peptide-methionine (S)-S-oxide reductase MsrA, with protein sequence MKKIVFGGGCFWGVEKFFSRIPGVTETEVGYANGITENPTYEEVCKDDTNFVEVCYITYDEAVVSLDTILDRFWDIIDPTTLNKQAGDEGTQYRSGIYYIDSADLDTILESKKKIQEQCTQPVVTEVKPLEKYYSAEEYHQKYLEKNPTGYCHIQFD encoded by the coding sequence ATGAAGAAAATAGTTTTTGGCGGCGGTTGCTTTTGGGGAGTTGAAAAATTCTTTTCTAGAATCCCAGGAGTAACTGAAACAGAAGTTGGATATGCAAATGGAATAACTGAAAATCCAACTTATGAAGAAGTTTGTAAGGATGATACTAATTTTGTAGAGGTATGTTATATTACATATGATGAAGCAGTGGTTTCATTAGATACTATATTAGATAGATTTTGGGATATAATCGATCCTACAACATTAAATAAACAAGCTGGAGATGAGGGAACTCAATATAGAAGTGGAATATATTATATAGATTCAGCTGATTTAGATACAATTCTTGAAAGCAAGAAAAAGATTCAGGAACAATGTACTCAACCTGTAGTAACTGAAGTAAAACCACTTGAAAAATATTATTCAGCAGAAGAATATCATCAAAAGTACTTAGAAAAGAACCCTACAGGATATTGTCATATACAATTTGATTAG
- a CDS encoding TetR/AcrR family transcriptional regulator — MPKILINPRELILQEAVELLKEKGYKNFSIRELASRCNIATGTVYNYFTNKRNIISVIFKERWGKLLSEVRQIKSQDISFEEKIRLIYLELEEYLTFHKEIFLELYGEENCNKSHSREQLLGDLYTIVDDIIDFHRENKEIMMPLETRTLTVFIISNMILIIVGKDYFTFDDLLIVLKNKLN; from the coding sequence ATGCCTAAGATTTTAATTAACCCTAGAGAGTTAATATTACAGGAAGCAGTAGAATTGTTGAAAGAAAAAGGTTATAAAAACTTTAGCATTAGAGAATTAGCTTCTAGATGTAATATCGCCACTGGAACAGTGTATAATTACTTCACAAATAAAAGAAACATAATAAGTGTTATTTTCAAAGAGCGATGGGGAAAGTTGCTTTCAGAGGTGAGGCAGATTAAGTCTCAAGATATTTCTTTTGAAGAAAAGATTAGATTGATATATCTAGAGTTAGAGGAATATTTAACTTTTCATAAGGAGATATTTTTAGAGCTATATGGAGAAGAAAATTGCAATAAATCACACTCAAGAGAACAGCTTTTAGGAGACTTATATACTATAGTTGATGATATAATTGATTTTCATAGAGAGAACAAAGAAATAATGATGCCATTAGAAACAAGAACACTTACTGTATTTATTATAAGTAATATGATTTTAATTATAGTAGGAAAAGATTATTTTACATTTGATGACTTACTAATTGTCTTAAAAAATAAATTAAATTAA
- a CDS encoding rhodanese-like domain-containing protein gives MLNFLKRDNASVKVISVNDMDNLIGKVDLIDIREPYEYNSGSLKSAKNIPMNELLNQPDKYLNKDKEYYIMCQSGGRSSKTCSNLSKQGFKVTNVAGGYGSYVGTQRK, from the coding sequence ATGCTTAATTTTTTAAAAAGAGATAATGCCAGTGTAAAAGTTATAAGTGTAAATGATATGGATAATTTAATTGGAAAGGTGGATTTAATAGATATAAGGGAGCCTTATGAGTACAATAGTGGAAGTTTAAAGAGCGCTAAAAACATTCCTATGAATGAGCTTTTAAATCAACCAGATAAATATTTAAATAAAGATAAAGAATATTATATTATGTGTCAATCTGGAGGAAGAAGTTCAAAAACTTGCAGTAATCTCTCTAAGCAAGGGTTCAAGGTAACAAATGTAGCAGGTGGTTATGGTTCTTATGTAGGAACTCAAAGGAAGTAG
- a CDS encoding MFS transporter, translated as MKNKSQNFILIMFLLGIFIGAMDTGIVSPARAVIGSGLGIDASVSIWIITIYTLAYAVIMPISGKLSDKYGKKKIFIYSIIIFGIGSALCGISNFYGGFNLILIGRLIQAVGGGGIMPIATAYIGTSFPVEKRGTALGMVGATYGIATTIGPTIGSALLNFVGNENWGTVFFINVPICIIVVLMSLKFKDDEVELSSIKMDIKGSIVISGMILSLMYGLTNLKFHDFINSIKSIEVYPYLIIFIVLLPIFLYIEKRAESPVLNLNYFKDRNIAITLLLSFIVGAGLMGIVFVPQFAENVLRIKVGTGGYLVTLMAIFSGIAAPIGGKIIDKYSAKLILLLGFGSTILGTLTLGLCVSQNNNKVALFIGLALMGIGMGFTMGTPLNYLMQTYVDPSEAATAQSTLSLIRSIGVAISPNILVNFVSEAGKELPTKLMNVMPPVQGAPSNIMSGGGSLPADTLASLQSADVTSIVDVLKKFASTMFNKFSPMLEKSIGSKLPPHTSASTVVNGIKDKYLTSVEASRGTIESTFQQTMNNGFAKLFIAAAIIALIGFVFSILIKKGKTETAR; from the coding sequence ATGAAAAATAAATCACAAAACTTTATTTTAATTATGTTTTTATTAGGAATTTTCATTGGTGCTATGGATACAGGAATAGTGTCACCAGCTAGAGCGGTAATAGGAAGTGGACTTGGTATTGATGCTAGTGTATCCATATGGATTATTACAATTTATACTTTAGCATATGCTGTAATAATGCCTATATCAGGTAAGTTATCTGATAAGTATGGTAAGAAGAAAATATTTATATATTCTATAATTATTTTTGGGATAGGATCAGCACTTTGCGGTATTTCAAATTTTTATGGAGGATTTAATTTAATCCTTATAGGAAGATTAATTCAGGCTGTGGGTGGTGGTGGAATAATGCCGATAGCCACAGCTTATATTGGAACTAGCTTTCCTGTTGAAAAGAGAGGAACAGCATTAGGCATGGTAGGTGCAACTTATGGTATTGCAACCACTATAGGACCAACTATAGGATCAGCACTTTTGAATTTTGTTGGAAATGAAAATTGGGGCACAGTATTCTTTATAAATGTGCCAATATGCATAATTGTTGTATTGATGTCATTAAAATTCAAGGATGATGAAGTTGAATTATCTAGTATAAAAATGGACATTAAAGGAAGTATAGTTATTTCAGGAATGATTTTATCATTGATGTATGGTTTAACTAATCTTAAGTTCCACGACTTTATTAATTCAATAAAAAGTATAGAGGTATATCCTTACCTAATTATTTTTATAGTTTTATTGCCAATATTCTTATATATAGAAAAAAGAGCAGAGAGCCCAGTGTTAAACTTAAATTATTTTAAGGATAGGAACATTGCTATAACATTGCTACTTAGCTTTATAGTAGGGGCTGGACTTATGGGAATTGTATTTGTACCACAGTTTGCCGAGAATGTATTAAGGATAAAAGTTGGTACAGGTGGATATCTAGTTACTTTAATGGCAATATTCTCAGGTATAGCAGCTCCTATTGGAGGAAAAATTATAGACAAGTATTCAGCTAAGCTAATATTGCTTTTAGGGTTTGGTTCTACTATTTTAGGAACACTAACCTTAGGGTTATGTGTATCTCAAAACAATAATAAAGTAGCTTTATTTATTGGTCTTGCATTGATGGGAATAGGAATGGGATTTACAATGGGAACTCCACTAAATTATTTAATGCAAACTTATGTTGATCCAAGTGAAGCTGCCACAGCTCAATCAACCTTATCATTAATAAGAAGTATAGGTGTTGCTATATCTCCGAATATATTAGTTAATTTTGTTTCAGAAGCTGGAAAAGAATTGCCTACAAAACTAATGAATGTAATGCCACCTGTTCAAGGAGCTCCATCTAATATTATGAGTGGAGGTGGTTCACTGCCAGCAGATACATTAGCATCTCTTCAAAGCGCTGATGTTACTTCTATAGTAGATGTATTAAAAAAGTTTGCATCCACAATGTTTAATAAATTTTCACCAATGCTTGAAAAAAGTATAGGTTCCAAATTACCACCACATACTTCAGCTTCAACAGTAGTAAATGGTATTAAGGATAAATATTTGACTAGTGTAGAGGCATCACGAGGTACTATAGAATCTACATTTCAGCAAACTATGAATAATGGATTTGCAAAACTATTTATTGCAGCAGCAATAATTGCTTTAATAGGCTTTGTATTTTCAATTTTAATTAAGAAAGGCAAAACTGAAACAGCGAGATAA
- a CDS encoding TolB family protein: MKKINMFILTVILFFIPTNIFAKDNKLDSSLNEDEFVVYVAKDGLYISTLQENSITMLDKGNKIKNPLISKNGDKVAYIKNDDLYVCDIKKADIVKVDSSAMSYTWNNAGELVYSTEDKGMSLYNSNTKKSEKIINNEYYYYNINFNSKDLIYANKRPEYGAKSTSLQDMGIISYSLSNKEEKLLLSGVPTTIIAIGSTPNISRISRDDKYIYIWNKPNSASMSADVNEFAVYDVVNNKFIQFNSGEKNFDLDNNKNMNALAYKNNISPNPVDSNIIAIIKGGGREMFADKTLGILDIKTAKFTEVPFKDKVEMMPCYSEDGKKILFSVTKSLEYDMEKGNVPILRIWQNQPHYIYEVDAETLNKRQITSSKYFDFMPRYIKYDEILFVRAIGDSFSLWKTKNGIETKLADNLSFGVEDYTSSWYYGHYKTEKVIDLFIKDR; this comes from the coding sequence ATGAAAAAGATAAATATGTTTATATTGACTGTTATATTATTTTTTATACCTACAAATATATTTGCTAAAGACAATAAATTAGATTCATCACTTAATGAGGATGAATTTGTTGTATATGTAGCAAAAGACGGTTTATATATTTCAACACTTCAAGAGAATTCAATAACTATGCTTGATAAAGGAAATAAAATTAAGAACCCCTTAATATCTAAGAATGGGGATAAGGTGGCATATATAAAGAATGATGATTTATATGTATGTGATATAAAAAAAGCAGATATAGTAAAGGTAGACTCTAGTGCAATGTCATACACTTGGAATAATGCAGGAGAATTAGTGTATTCTACAGAAGATAAAGGTATGTCATTATATAATTCAAATACAAAGAAATCTGAAAAAATTATTAATAATGAGTACTATTATTATAATATTAATTTTAATAGTAAAGATTTAATTTATGCAAACAAAAGGCCAGAGTATGGAGCAAAATCTACATCTTTACAGGATATGGGCATAATTAGTTACAGTTTGAGTAATAAGGAAGAGAAATTGTTGCTTTCAGGTGTACCAACAACCATTATTGCAATAGGGAGTACGCCAAATATATCTAGGATATCAAGGGATGATAAGTATATTTATATATGGAATAAACCAAACTCAGCATCTATGTCAGCTGATGTTAATGAATTTGCCGTATATGACGTTGTAAATAATAAATTTATCCAATTTAATAGTGGTGAGAAAAATTTTGATTTAGATAATAATAAAAACATGAATGCTTTAGCATATAAAAATAATATTTCTCCTAACCCAGTAGATAGCAATATAATTGCTATTATAAAAGGTGGGGGACGAGAAATGTTTGCCGATAAGACTTTAGGAATATTAGATATTAAGACGGCTAAATTTACGGAAGTACCATTTAAAGATAAAGTTGAAATGATGCCTTGTTATTCTGAGGATGGGAAAAAAATATTATTTTCTGTAACTAAAAGTTTAGAGTATGATATGGAAAAGGGTAATGTACCAATCTTAAGAATATGGCAAAATCAACCTCATTATATTTATGAGGTTGATGCAGAAACACTTAATAAAAGACAAATAACTAGTAGTAAATACTTTGATTTCATGCCAAGATATATAAAGTATGATGAGATATTATTTGTAAGAGCGATTGGAGATTCATTTAGCTTATGGAAAACTAAAAATGGTATTGAAACAAAACTTGCGGATAACTTAAGTTTTGGTGTAGAAGATTATACAAGTAGCTGGTACTATGGACATTACAAAACAGAGAAAGTTATAGATTTATTTATTAAGGATAGATAA
- a CDS encoding aldose 1-epimerase family protein, protein MIYSLENSKIKITASTHGGELHSITGKDTGTEYLWDGNPTYWKYHAPILFPIIGKVTDLKYKVDGKIYELPQHGLARTSEFNLLSQTEDSISFELKYSDDSLMVYPFKFSLISTYKLSDNSLTVNYQVRNLDTTDILFSIGAHPAFMCPINQNESLDDYYLQFNEKETSSIFVPTKEVFLTHEKNEYLNNSAEIKLSKDTFKNDVLIFDNLKSNKITIKSRNCTKSLSVEFGDFPYLGIWAPPTGAPFICIEPWFGHADYEDFHGEFKDKEGVISLPTNKEFNCSYTITITE, encoded by the coding sequence ATGATTTATAGCTTAGAAAATTCTAAGATTAAAATTACCGCTAGTACTCATGGTGGAGAACTTCATTCAATAACAGGCAAAGATACTGGTACCGAATACCTTTGGGATGGTAATCCAACATATTGGAAGTATCACGCCCCAATACTATTCCCTATTATAGGAAAGGTAACAGATTTAAAATACAAAGTAGATGGCAAAATCTATGAACTGCCTCAACATGGCCTAGCAAGAACTTCAGAATTTAATCTATTATCTCAAACTGAAGACTCAATTAGCTTTGAATTAAAATATTCAGATGACTCCTTAATGGTATACCCATTTAAATTTTCATTGATAAGCACTTATAAGCTTTCTGATAATTCACTTACTGTAAATTATCAGGTTAGGAATCTAGACACTACAGATATCCTATTTTCTATAGGAGCACATCCTGCATTTATGTGTCCTATAAACCAAAACGAGTCCTTAGATGATTATTATCTACAATTTAATGAAAAAGAAACATCTTCAATTTTTGTTCCAACAAAAGAAGTTTTTCTTACTCATGAAAAGAATGAATATCTAAATAATTCTGCTGAAATTAAGCTATCAAAAGACACATTCAAAAATGATGTTTTGATATTTGATAATTTGAAGTCTAACAAAATCACTATAAAATCTAGAAATTGCACCAAGTCTTTATCAGTAGAATTTGGAGACTTCCCTTATCTAGGTATATGGGCTCCCCCTACTGGTGCACCATTTATCTGTATAGAGCCTTGGTTTGGACATGCAGATTATGAAGATTTTCATGGTGAATTTAAAGACAAGGAAGGTGTAATTAGCCTGCCAACCAACAAAGAATTTAACTGTAGCTATACCATTACTATTACTGAGTAA
- a CDS encoding Atg14 domain-containing protein: protein MKSKKILSITLSLLVLTSTTALAKQPVTTAKKDTKTVSKKVETPKSKTENKKSTVATKAKNTQKEVKKEEKKQQIAAKKDKIADFKAQMKAKQSQLDQIKAQIKKVQPLVGQKKDKLTSILNDIQAGKKTLSQDMLTSLLALSDKIKTDAYQVKTTAKVSDDVEKALGKVKASDYTNALAAMDKVIAKMQARLDSLNKLNADLDSALQIANLATVPTTDSTTTPSTGTTTPTTDTTTTPSTGTTTPTTDTTTTPSTGTTTPTTDTTTTPSTGTTTPTTDTTTTPSTGTTTPTTDTTTNP, encoded by the coding sequence ATGAAAAGCAAAAAGATCTTATCAATTACACTATCACTTTTAGTTTTAACATCTACAACAGCATTAGCAAAACAACCTGTTACTACTGCTAAGAAAGATACTAAAACTGTTTCAAAGAAAGTGGAGACTCCTAAAAGTAAGACTGAAAACAAAAAAAGTACTGTAGCAACAAAAGCTAAAAACACACAAAAAGAAGTAAAGAAAGAAGAAAAGAAGCAACAAATAGCTGCTAAGAAAGATAAAATAGCAGACTTTAAAGCTCAAATGAAAGCTAAGCAAAGTCAATTAGATCAAATAAAGGCCCAAATCAAAAAAGTTCAGCCTCTAGTTGGACAAAAGAAGGATAAGCTTACATCAATTTTAAATGATATACAAGCAGGTAAAAAGACACTTTCCCAAGATATGCTAACTTCATTACTTGCACTATCAGATAAAATCAAAACTGATGCATACCAAGTTAAAACAACTGCAAAAGTAAGTGATGATGTAGAAAAAGCTTTAGGAAAAGTAAAAGCATCAGATTATACTAATGCACTAGCAGCTATGGATAAAGTTATTGCTAAAATGCAAGCAAGATTAGATTCTCTAAATAAATTAAATGCTGATTTAGATTCAGCACTTCAAATTGCTAATTTAGCAACTGTACCTACTACTGATAGCACAACTACCCCAAGCACTGGTACTACTACACCAACTACTGATACTACAACTACTCCAAGTACTGGTACTACTACACCAACTACTGACACTACAACTACTCCAAGCACTGGTACTACTACACCAACTACTGACACTACAACTACTCCAAGCACTGGTACTACTACACCAACTACTGACACTACAACTACTCCAAGTACTGGTACTACTACACCAACTACTGACACTACAACTAACCCTTAA